The genomic stretch TTCAGAGTGCTGACCCTTTGGAAGCAGCAAGTAGCAAACTACCCTGAATTAAGAGTCTAAAATTATCTTCTTGAGCTTCAGAAGCAAATCACAGTTTTAAAACTCAACTGTAACTAAATTTCCCTCAAAACCTTAAAGGTGCCATAATAAGGCACACGACACCAAAATCTCAGATTCAAGCCCAAGCTCTAATGTTGCTGTGAATAAGCTGCGGTCATTTAATACGCTTCACTCATTTCTTCTGTGAAGTAGAAAAGGTAGagattatttcaagaaataaaaactaatagtGGAAAACTTAGATTCTTAAGATGAAACATGGCCAATCTTTCATTGTAcaactcaaataaaattatatacgtGAAACTGCTCAAAAACAATGCTTGCCACAATGTGTTAAACAGTGCTAGCTATTATACTAACTTTAatcaagtaaaaaatatatttaacaaccAAATCAACAAGCTGGATATTTAATAACCCAAATCTTGTTTATTACCCAGGCATTCAGGCTCTCAGAATGAAGACCTTAGTTTAGCCTAGCAGATATTGCAGTGGGAAAAATAATAAGATCTCTTTGCTGACAGGTTTTtatattagtatttatttagCCTAAAATAATCTATTTATTCTAGCtgtcacaatttttttaagttatttctttcttttaaaaaaacctcttaCCAGAATCACAAATTCTTCCGATAAAcctgttttttccatttattccgaATATTGATCAAACCTGAATATCCAGGGATAAAAACAACGTCAGAAATCCTAGATCTACCTTGGAAAAATGCTGTTTGAAGCCCACAACCAGAATTGTTTTGGCCAGCCATTGTACCATTTGCAAATGGAAATAACACCAAAGTGTAAATTATCTGGAGTCCTAGGACAACAACAGATCTAGTCATCAAAATGCAGGAtgtgtgaaaaagaaagagatcatgacttgacaaAGAAGCCCCAAATCCTCCACACCCTGTCTATATAATCTTGGGAAAGCCACTTGATCTGAGCCTCATTCTctttatctgtagaatgggaataatCCTACTTCTTGCACTAGGCTGTTTGAAAGatcaaatgaacacacacacaggaaagcgCTTTATAGCCTAAAACGTGTGATACAAACATAACACATTACAAAGAccagtattttttgttgttgcatgAGCAGTAACAGTTTCTTAACATCGCACAGGTTAAGTAAGTCTAAATATAGACTTCTGATTTCAAAGTAAACCAgtgccattatttaaaattactattaaaaaaaaaaaaacttgccttAGATTGAgtcctttttccatttctcatgctaaatttctccttcatttcttctaatattatcttcagtttcttttcttcaggTGTCCCTAAGTATTTCTGGTTCACATGAAGATAGCAATGCCATTTGGCTGACTCAAAGCCCCAGTGGCAAGTCCTTTTGTCAGGTGATCTGTGAGAATGCATCACAAATGTCTGGGGCGCAAACATTCCACAGCACTCCAGACATTGAATACATGGAGCATCAGGCTGAACATAAAACTGGGGTGCAAACAGACCCTGACATTTGCCCAAGCATTCATGTTCCACTTCAAAGGCACTGCCAGTTTCCTTTAACTGGGCCAATGAGTTTTTAGCAGGAAGTACACTACCATTTTGAGGAAAAGTGCGTGGCCGCAATAAAGCATTACATAGTCTTTGTGCATCAGTTAATGTGATCAACCCACAGGATGGGGCATTGAATGGAAGTATTCCCAGGACCTTTAAGATATGAAGCTGGTCTGAAGTACACCGTGAACAATAGATGTACAATTCGTCACACACCGTATTTATTTGCTGGAGTGAAAATTCTCGGAGAACAGAATTTAAGACTTGAGGCAAACAGagtctcttttctcctccaaCCTGAAAACAAGAAATAGACTCCCCTTCCAACACAGTCTGTGTGAGTTCTGTGGAGCTATCAGAAGGGATGAACAGTGGACCAGGAAGAACCTGAGGAGATGGAAGAGGCAGAAATACAGTGGGTGACATGCTTTCTTGGGAATACCGAGCAGAAAATGCTGCTGGTCCACCCAGAGAGCTCTGACTACTTAAATGAAATTGTGCCAAAGTGTGTTTCAAACTGGGATTTAAATGTAAAGGTTCTGGCACAGAGGCACAGGTTCGCTTGACGTGCTCCCCATCGGTTTCCATTGGCACTTCATAGTCCTCCAAGTGTTCCTTCTTTACTGTTGGCATCTTGTTCATcatcatttttccatttgcagAAACGTCTGTCATCATTTTTTTCACTGGGGGGCCACAATCATCTCCCATCCCattcagttttttatttgagCCCTGAACCAAGGAAAAATTTGTCTGTAGATTTTCCATTGCTAAAAACTGTGGTGTTAAATAAGTAAGTCTGAGACTTGCATTGTTATTTAGTCACTCATTCCAAGAGAGAAGCAATGTATATCAATACTTATAGTAGCTTACTCTCACAGAAAACTTAAATTTCCAAAGAGAAATCTCCCTAAATTACTCAAgagattttagttttatttggttCTGCTTATACTCTAGTATAATTTCACTGCTAGTGCTATAAAATGTCTTTTGTCcctaataataaagaatataattttgagAGGCACACCTCTGAGGAAGCCTTTTTTCTTAACTCTTCAAATAGACGCATTAAAATAAACTTATCAATTCTCTCAACTCGGAATGTCCAGATTCAGTGCAATGGTTTGGTCTGGTTTGGAGCAAAACATGTGAAAAGTTTATGCAATTACTTGTGTCATAAAACCTAGAcacaaatataaatcaaaatgttGCACCCAAATTTAGTTTTTGGCACCAAGgacaccaaaaaaaggaaaagaaaacagtatctTCTCTAAAAGTGATGATCTGTTGGTCTGTGTTGACCAACTGAAGGTTTGTAGAAATCCTCAAAAACAGTAAGAAGAGCCTCTGACTCCACTTGAACTTCTACAGTTAAAAATGATATCTAAAGAAAAATTGCCCAGTTATCTTCATGGATTActgttcattcttcttttaattaatCTGGAAGAGAAGAGCAGTGAGGGAGAGTTATACTTGAATTTGCTCAGAGGCCAAAGGGTCAGTTTGAAACTAGTTTCTTAATCTTACACTGAGTTCACTTTACCAAAGGTGACACCTGAGCGATTTCTTTAAATCTAACACCAGTTAACTAGAAGAACTTCatttaaacaggaaaataatttgtAGAACGGGTAAAGGGAGCAATAACATCCCTGAAAAGGGAATAGAAGAACCTTAAATAGATCATCTCACTTAAAACTAAGTACCAGAGTCTTTCCCAGTTATGCCATTTGAACTATAATAATCCATTACTTcatctcttaattttaaaaaatgccagttTCATCCAAAAAAATCAGATACGTGCTAGCATATCTACCATATGTACCTAACTTACAATTTTAAGGGCATTAATTCACCCAGTGTACGCTATTTTTTCTGGAATGACTGTAGGCAAAAATTAACTTTCCCTTTAAAAGGTTAGTGAATTTGCTTGATGGAAGCCAAAAGCTATAGACTCCACTCCTGGGAATCTCCATCCTTAACAAGACTAATTCCGGACAAAAAACACAAGGCAGACAGACCTCACAAAGAATGcaaatggaggaagaggagaaaagaaaagattcttcTTCCACTTCCTTCTTGAGAGGACACCCAAAAGAaatccaataaataaaaatgtttgcctCCCAAACTCTCAGCAATGTCCCTTAAAAGAGACCCAAAGGGTTACGGACCCAGGCCACTAACCAATGTTCTGACTTTCGCCCACCACAGAAACACCTCAGCCAACGCAGACCGAGAAAGAGGGCAGGAGGCATGACCTACAATGGGGGAGCCCCCCCAAACTCTGAAATCCTCGGCCCACGCAAATCCACCCACCCATCACAAACCCGAGGGGGAGGGCGGAGTGGCGGACAGGGGAGCCGGGACGCCTTGGGCTGCGCAAGGGGAGAGTGGGAAGTGGAAAAAGAGGagtcccccaacccccacccacgGTCTCGGGACAACCCCAAGTGCCCTCCCAATACTGCCCCACTGCGGGGGCCGCGGGGAGGACTGTGGAAATCCACGCCCGTACCCTCGCCCCAGGAAGTTCTCGGGTGTTACCCCAGCACCCCTAAGGCTGCAcctcccccgcctccccgggGCCAGAAAGGAGAAGGGTCTGCGGGCGGGTGGGGCGCCTAGCCGGGATCTCCGCGCCGCCGGGCGCCGACAGACGCCCGGGGCATCCCCGAGGAGCGCAGACTGGCggctggggaagggtggggggagtgaCGGGCGTCCGGGTCTCCGGGGTCCCGACGGCTCCGGTCAAGTGCAGCGCCCTTCCAGCCTAGGGTCAGCGAGGCTTGATCCGCCGTGGGACACCCGCCCTGCGCCCCCCGTGGCCCCGACCCCACCCGGGACCCGCGCATCCGGACCCCCGACTTCGGCCTCCGCGCCCGAGGTAGCTCGACGAGCTTTGTTAACTCCCCACTATCCACGGCACCGCCGTCGGGCTGCCCCAAGGCCGCGCGCCCCTTGCCGCCCGCCGCGCCCGCCGCGTCCTCACCACGAGCCGGGGCCGCACCTGTGCCAGCCGCCGCCGCTCGCCCGCTCCCTTCGGCTGTGCCGGCGCCGCTCCGAACCCCACACACATCGCTACACACAGCCCTCTGACGTCACCGAGCCCTCGGCCCGCCCACGTCACTGCGGAGACACACGGCTTCCCGCAGACGCCGCCGCCGTCTCCGGCCGCCCGGGGGAGAGCgagggcggcggggagggggaggggaagggaacgGAGCCAGCGGCGGCACCGCGCGCGCGGGCCCGCCGGCGTCGCTGCCACCGCCCCCTCGCGACTCCCAGCCCCTCGGGGACGCGCGCGCCGTCTGGCCTATTGTGGCTCCTCGGGGCTCCCCCCTCGCCCCGTCGCCTCGCgcacgcccctcccccccccccaggcgcgcGCCCGGCACTCCTGGCCTCGCGCGCCGTCTGGGCGGCTGGCGCACGGCGCTGTCTGCGGTGCACCCGGCGCAGACAGGAtgttccctccccgccccacccccactgccgccctccctccttccttcctcgaGTCGCCCAGCCGGCTGTCTGGGGCCGccaccgccccgcccccgccccacccgctGCTCTGTGGTGACGGGCCAGACCCGGGGGCGCCCTGGCCGCTCCGCTGCCGCGCGACtgggagagagggggcagggcggCCGCGCGGTGCACTGTGCGCGACCCCAGCAGCCGGCAGGGCGGAGGCAGGGCCCGCCCGGCAGAGCGCCGCCGCCCGAGGTCAGGCACGGGCGACCCTCCCCCCGCGAGGCTGCAGCTGGGCCGCCCCGCCCCGGAGGCAGCCGGGTGGCGGCCGCCCTGCAGCGCCCCCAGTGTGGGCCCCGCTCCCCGGGGCGCGCCGgggctgccccccgcccccacgggGCCTCCCGCCCGCAGGCCGCCCTGCCAGCTGCCTGCGCTCCGCCCCACCTCGGCGGCCCCCGCCTTGCCGGGGCGGCCTCCGCCCAGACGCCTTCCCCGGGCTGACCTCCATCCGCCATCCGGCCAGGCTGGAGGGCTGGCCAAAGTTCCGGCAAAACcgagagaaaacatttttgtcCCTACTTCtcagcctctctcctcccaccctttcTCCTCACTAGGTTGCTCCCTCGGTTCCAAAAGGGAGCTAGAAATTACAGGTTTCTACAGTGTTTACTTAAGGCcttttattatttggtttttgtttcagaGGGGAACAGGAGATAAGACGAGGAAAGGTACGACGTACGAGCTTTCGGCTTTGACCCTCAGGGGCGAGCAGAATGGTCTTCCTGGTCAGTGTTCCCAGGGTAGCCAATTAGCATATTGAACTCTGCCGAGTTGCTCTGTCATATTTCGAAACACTAAGAAATCCCCTTTTCTCCACCCCGGTGCTAGATCAGGAACTGAAATAGTCCTCCAAGTCGCACTGCACAGAATTTAGAGGACTGGAGCTTagtctcttcccccccccccccccccccccccccccccccccgctcctttTCGCCCATTTTTGTCCAATTTCTCCTGGTTTTACTGCTTGGAGGTCTCTCCTACGGGGTCCACATTTGGAGCTGGCCGACTGGGAACAGTCCTGTGCTCATAGATTTTTACCCCCTCTTTTACTCGCAGAAGGCCTACCAAAGGCTCACAAGCCTCTTATTCCCCCCACTCCCAAGTTCCCGTCCTGACGCCCCCATCGTCGTGCTCCAGGGTCGTGCCCTCtcgcccccccccaccttccccttctTCTTGACTGCCTCCTTTGCTGAACATGAATAATTCCGCAGCACTTCCCATCTGTTATTGCCATAGAGACAGAAGCTCGGCAAAGATAATGATGTTCTGTGCAGAGCCAGTGGGGGGAGAACAGCATCTGTGAGTCTGGGGGATAGATTTTCTAACCGGGAGAATATTTAGAAGGCCCGGCTGCAGATACAGTGTGGAAGACTGGACAGTCCTGAGACTTGGCATCCAGTCAACCCTTGGCACCTGGCTCATGTCTCTCCAGAGGAAACAATTTTTGGAAACcaaaatgacagattttttaaaaagtgattccaAACTGCAATTAATGATACATGTTTAGTACTCATTttatcagccataaaaataattacttgctAGCATGTCCAAAGACCTAAGAACCAAAATAAATTGGACAGTAAATAGACTTTTGAGAAATCACACGCATTATCCCCGCCACTGTTCTTTTGATTTGCTTTCCCCGGGAATCTGTTTTTTGAGGGAAGGATCTTTTGTGCCTCTTATTTTATGTACAATGGTTTGAGAAATAGTGACAGGCAAATGTAGCTAGAACCAATCAAGCTTtgagggcatttttttttcattattcatcaAAGTACAAAACGTATCAAATTAAAATTCACTTTGCCCTTGAATTCCCAAGGTCTCAGCCTCCAAGGTACAGGTTTGAACACAAGTTAAACTAAGCAGAGTACATTTACATGATGCAGATGGGGAGGCTCATTCTAAGCCAGATTTTTGCAGGCCTActtaaacattttcagaaattatCAGTAAAACTGATTgcataacatgaaaaaaaaacactgaagcaAATGAGAATGGTTCTTTATCTCAGAAACAGAATTAAATGGACACAGAGAATACAATCCTTGGAAAAAATAAGCACTGTGAGGTCATGAATGTCGTACTTCCCACATACGGATGGTCTTAATCAGTGTTGAAAAGCCATCTCGAGTATTGGTTAGTAAATAGCTTTTAGGCAGGTTTTGAATGGCCTCCTACCGCATCTTGTTGGCTGCCAGCAGGAGCTGAGCAAGACCAGTGTGAGAGGTGTGCCTTCGTGCATGTAAGAAATTCCAAATGattggaggggaggaggagcctACTCGTTGTCTCATCTTCCATCAAGCAGTACAGCTACAAGATCTAAGCTAACTGGTACCAGATGGTCTAGAATTTCTTCTTCATTAGTTATGGCCCTCTGGTAATAATAGAAATCAAGAATTTAGGGGTTATAAATTCAAAGACTAATTCTGACCTGTGACCTGATAAATGGTTTGGGGCAAATGCTttcctctgtgtctccatttACCCAACTATTGATAATGACCTACCAATATTAATTATGaagaatacagaaaggaaaaggatacAAAAAGGTAAAGTGCAAACACTCaatgtaaattaattttatttttatgaagaaggGGCGAGAAAGGTCAAATAAGTGTTCATCAGGCACACAGACTCaggcttgtgtttttgtttatacTCCCTAGTGCTCTTTTCTAAGGGAGAAAAACCAACTGTAGCTTGATGGTTCTAAtgcctcttctcccctcttccttgATCTTCAACAAAAAAgcttgtttgaaatatttttttgcagCAAATTAAATGCTACAAGTCCCTTCAGTTTTATAAAAGAATCTCAactatttccttttccatctcatttttttctgtagctttttacttatttctactCGTCTGAATTGTGACAATGATGATTATCTTTAACTTCCTCCCAGCACTCTAATCTTTTTCTTACCTACCATACCCCCACCCCTCAGTACCCTTTAAGCACCATATTAGTTTAATGTTACTGTCCCTGCTGGTACAAAGTTCCCCTCACTGACTAGGTTTTCTCCTCCAGGCTCCTTTCTCCTCTTATCTGCCAAATCAATACTATATCTTCAAGATCCTAATCCCCATTTTCATGCCTTAAATAAGATGGAAACCAGATGCTTAAAAACTATTAACCTCTTCTTCCTGAATACTGTTACacaacacttctttttttcaggttttaaCTTGGGCTCTGTGAAATTGAAAGCGAAGTAAGAGGAGGAATGCAAAAAGGAATAGCCAGAAAGGGCAAAACAGAGAAAGATCATGCTAGAAATGTTTGAATGTTCAGTGTTTAAATTGCAACCATCTCTAAAATCAATGTAACAGACACATTAAATGTATTTCATTGTCAATTCTAGGAATTTCATGGGTGTTTAGAAAGTTTGGCAAAGCTTGACTTACTACAAATCAGAGAACTTTTCtcttttgcagaaaaaaaaaagtcataatgaGCCCTATGATATTGCCGCTTAAGCTATGATTTGAAACCCGCAAGGTGAGAGGTGTTGTCTAATTGTAGTACTAGACTTTAAGTAGCTCAAAGTGCTTCACACTTTCCTATGAGATACATACAAGAAATTCTCTTTTTAACAAAAGAGAAGTTGAGGCAGAGTTTAAGTTATGAGCCAAACCACTTTGCTGATCAGTGGCAGAACAAAATGCATCTGACCCACCCACATCAGTGGAGTTTCCATTCTTCGTTTTCTCACTCTTCTTGGTGCTCACTTTCATAAGCTATAAGGACtgattcaaaatagccaaaaaagACCAAATATTGAAACTTACAGGGTAGGTAGCAATGTACCAAGCATTGGGGAATATTTATCACAACCCACAATTACACTTACCTTACTATGGGCAACGCTCTCTGATAGTctattctcctttattctgtttctttttatttcagttcacTACTAATGCATGCAACCTACAGTTTAAGAAACAATGCATTAAAGAATAATAAtcaatattaacatttatatagtATTTACTATTGCTAGGCtctgttc from Panthera uncia isolate 11264 chromosome C2, Puncia_PCG_1.0, whole genome shotgun sequence encodes the following:
- the SKIL gene encoding ski-like protein — encoded protein: MENLQTNFSLVQGSNKKLNGMGDDCGPPVKKMMTDVSANGKMMMNKMPTVKKEHLEDYEVPMETDGEHVKRTCASVPEPLHLNPSLKHTLAQFHLSSQSSLGGPAAFSARYSQESMSPTVFLPLPSPQVLPGPLFIPSDSSTELTQTVLEGESISCFQVGGEKRLCLPQVLNSVLREFSLQQINTVCDELYIYCSRCTSDQLHILKVLGILPFNAPSCGLITLTDAQRLCNALLRPRTFPQNGSVLPAKNSLAQLKETGSAFEVEHECLGKCQGLFAPQFYVQPDAPCIQCLECCGMFAPQTFVMHSHRSPDKRTCHWGFESAKWHCYLHVNQKYLGTPEEKKLKIILEEMKEKFSMRNGKRTQSKIDTSSGMELQSWYPVIKQEGDHVSQTHSFLHPSYYLYMCDKVVAPNVSLTSAVSQSKEVTKTETSRTVPRPSEKPHSSGKHQKVVSYPDVSLEEQEKMDLKTSKELCSRVDPSVSNNSTSKKKPESTTCNFIRDTSKTGIDRDIVASSPLLVKDIICEDDKGKIMEEVMRTYVKQQEKLNSILQKKQQLQMEVEMLSSSKAMKELTEEQQNLQKELESLQNEHAQRMEEFYIEQKDLEKKLEQVMKQKCTCDSNLEKDKEAEYAAQLAELRQRLDHAEADRQELQDELRQEREARQKLEMMIKELKLQILKSSKTAKE
- the LOC125921606 gene encoding basic proline-rich protein-like; protein product: MGEPPQTLKSSAHANPPTHHKPEGEGGVADRGAGTPWAAQGESGKWKKRSPPTPTHGLGTTPSALPILPHCGGRGEDCGNPRPYPRPRKFSGVTPAPLRLHLPRLPGARKEKGLRAGGAPSRDLRAAGRRQTPGASPRSADWRLGKGGGSDGRPGLRGPDGSGQVQRPSSLGSARLDPPWDTRPAPPVAPTPPGTRASGPPTSASAPEVARRALLTPHYPRHRRRAAPRPRAPCRPPRPPRPHHEPGPHLCQPPPLARSLRLCRRRSEPHTHRYTQPSDVTEPSARPRHCGDTRLPADAAAVSGRPGESEGGGEGEGKGTEPAAAPRARARRRRCHRPLATPSPSGTRAPSGLFRPAGCLGPPPPRPRPTRCSVVTGQTRGRPGRSAAARLGERGQGGRAVHCARPQQPAGRRQGPPGRAPPPEVRHGRPSPREAAAGPPRPGGSRVAAALQRPQCGPRSPGRAGAAPRPHGASRPQAALPAACAPPHLGGPRLAGAASAQTPSPG